In the Sus scrofa isolate TJ Tabasco breed Duroc chromosome 7, Sscrofa11.1, whole genome shotgun sequence genome, one interval contains:
- the LOC110255290 gene encoding LOW QUALITY PROTEIN: uncharacterized protein LOC110255290 (The sequence of the model RefSeq protein was modified relative to this genomic sequence to represent the inferred CDS: inserted 1 base in 1 codon), giving the protein MLSATHPVLVIFLIIRGTNGDSVNQTEVPVVLPEEAPMTLSCAYETLDSAPYLFWYVQYXNRAPQLLLKGSTANPRAEEQGFQATLVKSDKTFHLQKRSVQTSDSAVYYCALSDTVRRAAGGAEHKPRGHRWGLAVGCPGRGGFFSVSALACWRHPQDISSSDAQSQDLGILGLLDREESRPEQFKRNLRARLRNAFLLSPASFLQMAQNFLEMTLAPPSSCHHGSSYRTLNNHPTSGLEIRALRNSGFWTWPGPRNLTSCFYHGIYACGPSEVSLIQWPRKHSGVCLCRDKDTHGLLFTGTPRAYSSP; this is encoded by the exons ATGCTTTCTGCCACTCACCCCGTTCTTGTGATCTTCTTAATCATCA GAGGGACCAACGGAGACTCAGTGAACCAGACAGAAGTCCCAGTGGTTCTTCCAGAGGAGGCACCTATGACTCTGAGCTGCGCTTATGAGACCCTTGATTCAGCTCCCTATCTTTTCTGGTACGTCCAGT CCAACAGAGCTCCTCAACTCCTCCTGAAGGGGTCAACTGCAAACCCGAGGGCAGAGGAGCAAGGTTTCCAGGCCACTCTGGTTAAGAGTGACAAGACCTTCCACCTGCAGAAACGCTCAGTGCAAACATCAGACTCGGCTGTGTACTACTGCGCCCTGAGTGACACAGTGAGAAGGGCTGCAGGGGGAGCTGAGCACAAACCCAGAGGGCACAGGTGGGGACTGGCtgtgggctgccctgggaggggcgggttcttctctgtctctgctctgGCATGCTGGAGGCATCCTCAGGATATTTCCAGCTCTGATGCTCAGAGCCAGGATCTTGGAATTCTTGGATTGCTGGACAGAGAGGAATCTAGGCCAGAGCAGTTTAAGAGGAACCTAAGAGCTCGTCTCCGAAATGCGTTTCTTCTCAGCCCAGCCTCTTTCCTCCAGATGGCACAGAATTTCTTGGAAATGACACTAGCTCCACCATCTTCCTGTCATCACGGCAGCTCTTACAGAACACTCAATAATCATCCCACCTCTGGACTTGAGATCCGTGCTTTGAGAAATTCTGGATTCTGGACATGGCCAGGACCGCGTAACCTAACGTCTTGTTTCTATCATGGCATTTATGCCTGTGGTCCTTCTGAAGTGAGTCTGATTCAGTGGCCAAGGAAACACTCAGGTGTTTGTTTATGCAGAGACAAGGACACACATGGACTCTTGTTCACTGGGACCCCAAGGGCTTACAGTAGTCCCTAG